A single Lolium perenne isolate Kyuss_39 chromosome 6, Kyuss_2.0, whole genome shotgun sequence DNA region contains:
- the LOC127309119 gene encoding protein neprosin, which yields MKEKLPIRMTILLSFFIQAIGGWGVESIKQGENTSRVLTSYQVNKTTAVEGGDVYDCIGVNVQPAFDHPLLKDHKIQMEPSSLPLRSYTDFPSKNAVPQVQLPIIECPTGTIPILRNNRRYHMAEKTIDEVISKDVQQEVAGIEYRDELYGTRAKINVYEPMVKKNSKDISGATIQIHEGTELGRRDGIGAGSWVYPSYSGDSYARFHVYWVKDHGPPITTCVDHDCHAFVQVSQSVGLGGRIQPISIYNGPQYEIDVLIFKDPKTKNWWVAYGEKNTPIGYWPNSLFQYMKEKGEFALWGGFVKGPTASMDSPQMGSGHFASEGFGKASFMKNIQIVDKTNKLVSPNVNSAHPGGTNFSKYTTDGYGHNDDGLHIYYGGPGDFV from the exons ATGAAAGAAAAACTACCGATTAGAATGACCATTCTCTTGTCATTTTTTATTCAAGCCATTGGAGGATGGGGAGTTGAATCTATCAAACAAGGGGAAAATACTAGCAGGGTCCTCACGAGTTATCAAGTTAATAAGACTACTGCG gttgaAGGTGGAGATGTATACGATTGCATTGGTGTGAATGTACAACCAGCCTTTGACCACCCATTGCTGAAAGACCACAAAATCCAG ATGGAACCAAGTTCTCTCCCACTAAGATCATACACAGATTTTCCATCGAAGAATGCCGTGCCACAAGTACAGTTGCCTATCATCGAGTGCCCTACAGGAACAATTCCAATATTGCGTAATAATAGAAGGTACCACATGGCTGAAAAAACCATTGATGAAGTGATTAGCAAGGATGTACAACAAGAG GTAGCAGGAATTGAATATCGGGATGAGCTATATGGAACACGAGCTAAAATAAATGTTTATGAGCCAATGGTGAAGAAAAATAGTAAGGATATCAGCGGAGCAACCATACAGATTCATGAGGGAACAGAACTGGGTCGTCGAGATGGGATAGGTGCTGGATCTTGGGTATATCCAAGCTACAGCGGTGACAGTTATGCTAGGTTTCATGTTTATTGG GTAAAGGATCACGGCCCACCAATCACGACTTGCGTGGATCATGATTGTCATGCTTTCGTGCAAGTTAGCCAAAGTGTTGGTCTCGGAGGAAGAATACAACCGATTTCTATCTATAACGGACCACAATATGAAATAGATGTTCTAATCTTTAAG GATCCAAAGACTAAAAATTGGTGGGTGGCTTATGGTGAAAAAAATACACCAATCGGATATTGGCCGAATTCGCTCTTTCAATACATGAAAGAAAAGGGTGAATTTGCATTATGGGGTGGATTTGTTAAAGGTCCAACAGCATCGATGGACTCTCCACAAATGGGTAGTGGTCATTTTGCTTCAGAAGGCTTTGGAAAAGCATCATTTATGAAGAATATCCAAATTGTAGATAAGACCAATAAGCTTGTTTCCCCTAATGTTAATAGTGCACACCCAGGCGGTACCAATTTTTCAAAATATACTACAGATGGCTATGGACACAATGATGATGGTCTACATATATACTATGGTGGACCCGGTGATTTTGTTTGA